The Scophthalmus maximus strain ysfricsl-2021 chromosome 7, ASM2237912v1, whole genome shotgun sequence genome includes a window with the following:
- the sin3aa gene encoding SIN3 transcription regulator family member Aa isoform X1 translates to MKRRLEDQETVFASQQRRLAGNAEAFQHRVLAPAPAPAVYEAVSDNMQPTAGVQYSVPQGYQVPTVAQNSGGHGHTPSPAVHGGSHHHNNPAVQSHGPSVMSGHGHTAAPQASAQGQQQFQRLKVEDALSYLDQVKLQFGNQPQVYNDFLDIMKEFKSQSIDTPGVISRVSQLFKGHPDLIMGFNTFLPPGYKIEVQTNDLVNVTTPGQIHHITPHGISVQNIPLTGAATQHQPQLPSAATTTAPPLLTQPTPAKMSKPVQPQALTPSSQSSPSIPAYTSPRSPPMQLLPPLSGTPTGPPMQNNQPVEFNHAINYVNKIKNRFQGQPDIYKAFLEILHTYQKEQRNAKEAGGNYTPALTEQEVYAQVARLFKNQEDLLSEFGQFLPDANSSVLLNKTTAEKAESVRNDHGGTAKKLQLNNKQRPNQNGCQIRRHPTPGATPPVKKKPKLLNLKDSSAGEASKHGVGTESLFFEKVRKALRSAEAYDNFLRCLVIFNQEVISRAELVQLVLPFLGKFPELFNWFKNFLGYREMAHIETYPKERATEGIAMEIDYASCKRLGSSYRALPKSYQQPKCTGRTPLCKEVLNDTWVSFPSWSEDSTFVSSKKTQYEEHIYRCEDERFELDVVLETNVATIRVLETVQRKLSRMSAEEQAKFRLDNTLGGSSEVVHRKAIQRIYGDKAPDVIDGLKKNPAVSVPIVLKRLKTKEEEWREAQRGFNKIWRDQNEKYYLKSLDHQGINFKQNDTKVLRSKSLLNEIESIYDERQEQASEENATPPTGPQMTLAYEDSQILEDAAALIIHHVKRQAGIQKEDKYKIKQIIYHFIPDMLFSQRGELSDVEEEEEEEEEMDLEEGASKKHNGVPGVARPSKSKLLFSNTAAQKLRGCDDAYNLFYVNNNWYIFLRLHQTLCSRLLRLYGQAERQIVEEVRERDWEKEVLELKKEKNDNPAVQLRLKEPMDVEVEDYYSAFLEMVRNLLDGNMEASQYEDSLREMFTIHAYIAFTMDKLIQSIVRQLQHIVSDEICIQVTDLYLAESADGASGGTASTQSSRSSAEAMYQRKAEQTMSDENCFKVMFLRNKGPVQLTVELLDTEEENSDEPMEAERWSDYVGRYLNPDSTTPELREHLAQKPVFLPRNLRRIRKYQKGREQLDKEACEGGKKSLEKEKMECMFKLNSYKMVYVFKSEDYMYRRTALLRAHQSHERVSTRLHKRFQAWVEVWAKEHVTRDMNADTNKWLMGEGREGFLPCTTTRQPEIVHYVNINKYRVKYGTAGKAP, encoded by the exons ATGAAGCGGCGACTGGAGGATCAGGAAACGGTTTTTGCATCCCAGCAGCGGCGCCTTGCTGGCAACGCGGAGGCTTTCCAGCATCGTGTCCTGGCCCCGGCTCCGGCCCCGGCTGTGTATGAGGCGGTGTCTGACAACATGCAGCCCACAGCAGGTGTCCAGTACTCCGTCCCCCAGGGATACCAG GTTCCCACCGTTGCCCAGAACAGTGGTGGGCATGGGCACACCCCGAGCCCAGCCGTCCATGGGGGgtcccaccaccacaacaacccGGCAGTCCAATCCCATGGGCCCTCAGTGATGTCAGGACACGGCCACACAGCTGCTCCTCAGGCCTCAGCACAGGGCCAGCAGCAGTTTCAGAGGCTCAAG GTGGAAGATGCTTTGTCTTACTTGGACCAAGTGAAACTGCAGTTTGGCAATCAGCCTCAGGTCTACAACGACTTCTTGGATATAATGAAAGAGTTCAAGTCCCAAAG TATTGACACTCCAGGGGTCATCAGTAGAGTATCACAGCTGTTCAAAGGTCATCCCGACCTCATCATGGGCTTCAACACCTTCCTGCCACCGGGCTACAAGATCGAGGTCCAGACCAATGATTTGGTGAACGTGACGACGCCCGGTCAGATCCACCACATCACGCCACATGGCATTTCAGTCCAGAACATCCCGTTAACAGGGGCAGCTACCCAACACCAACCACAGCTCCCGTCTGCGGCGACCACCACCGCCCCGCCCCTTCTAACGCAGCCTACCCCTGCCAAGATGAGCAAG CCTGTCCAGCCCCAGGCCTTGACACCGAGCAGCCAGAGCAGTCCGTCCATCCCTGCGTACACCTCTCCCCGCTCCCCGCCCATGCAGCTCCTCCCACCACTCAGTGGGACCCCCACCGGTCCACCCATGCAGAACAACCAGCCCGTGGAGTTCAACCACGCCATCAACTACGTCAACAAGATCAAGAACCGCTTCCAGGGTCAGCCTGACATCTACAAAGCCTTCCTGGAGATCCTCCACACGTACCAG AAGGAGCAGCGTAATGCAAAGGAGGCCGGAGGCAATTACACACCGGCTCTGACGGAGCAGGAGGTGTACGCTCAGGTGGCCCGACTCTTCAAGAACCAGGAGGACCTTCTCTCAGAGTTTGGGCAATTTCTACCTGACGCCAACAGCTCAGTG CTGTTGAATAAGACCACAGCTGAGAAGGCCGAGTCTGTACGGAACGACCACGGCGGTACCGCCAAAAAGCTGCAGCTCAACAACAAGCAGAGGCCCAATCAGAACGGCTGCCAGATTCGTCGGCATCCAACTCCGGGGGCCACACCACCTGTCAAG AAGAAGCCCAAGTTACTGAATTTGAAGGATTCCTCAGCCGGAGAAGCCAGCAAGCACGGAGTCGGCACAGAATCTCTGTTCTTTGAGAAG GTGCGCAAAGCCTTGCGGAGCGCAGAGGCTTACGACAACTTCCTGCGATGTCTGGTCATCTTCAACCAGGAGGTGATCTCCAGGGCTGAACTGGTGCAGCTAGTGCTGCCCTTTTTAGG AAAATTCCCCGAGCTGTTCAACTGGTTTAAAAACTTCCTGGGTTATCGGGAAATGGCTCACATCGAGACGTACCCCAAGGAACGGGCCACCGAGGGCATCGCCATGGAGATCGATTATGCCTCCTGCAAGAGACTCGGCTCCAGTTACAGAGCTCTGCCCAAAAGCTACCAGCAGCCCAAATGCACCGGCAGAACTCCACTTTGTAAAGAG GTCTTAAATGACACCTGGGTGTCCTTCCCCTCCTGGTCTGAGGACTCCACGTTCGTCAGCTCCAAGAAGACTCAGTACGAGGAGCATATCTACAGATGTGAGGATGAGCGCTTCGAG TTGGACGTAGTACTGGAGACCAACGTGGCCACCATCAGAGTCCTGGAGACGGTGCAGCGGAAGTTGTCCCGCATGTCCGCCGAGGAGCAGGCGAAGTTCCGTTTGGACAACACACTGGGCGGGTCCTCGGAGGTGGTGCACCGGAAGGCCATCCAGAGGATATACGGAGACAAGGCACCCGACGTCATCGACGGCCTGAAGAAAAACCCTGCGGTTTCTGTCCCCATCGTGTTAAAGAG GTTAAAGACAAAGGAGGAAGAGTGGCGGGAAGCCCAGCGAGGCTTCAACAAGATATGGAGGGATCAGAACGAGAAGTATTACCTCAAGTCCCTCGACCACCAAGGCATCAACTTCAAACAAAACGACACCAAAGTGCTTCGATCCAAGTCCTTGCTGAACGAAATCGAAAGCATCTACGATGAG CGCCAGGAGCAGGCCTCAGAGGAAAACGCCACCCCGCCCACAGGTCCCCAAATGACGCTGGCCTACGAGGACAGTCAGATCCTGGAGGACGCAGCGGCGCTCATCATCCACCACGTCAAGCGGCAGGCGGGTATTCAGAAGGAGGACAAATACAAGATCAAGCAGATCATCTACCACTTCATCCCCGACATGCTGTTCTCTCAGCGGGGCGAGCTCTCCGacgtagaggaggaggaggaggaggaggaggagatggaccTGGAGGAGGGGGCGTCCAAAAAGCACAACGGCGTCCCCGGAGTCGCGAGACCCTCCAAGTCCAAGCTGCTGTTCAGCAACACAGCGGCGCAGAAGCTGCGCGGCTGCGACGACGCCTACAACCTCTTCTACGTCAACAACAACTGGTACATCTTCCTGCGACTGCACCAGACGCTGTGCTCGCGCCTGCTGAGGCTGTACGGGCAGGCGGAGCGTCAGATCGTGGAGGAGGTCCGAGAACGGGACTGGGAGAAGGAGGTTCTGGAACTCAAAAAGGAGAAGAACGACAACCCGGCGGTCCAGCTGAGACTGAAGGAGCCCA TGGACGTCGAGGTGGAGGATTACTACTCGGCCTTCTTAGAAATGGTTAGAAATCTGCTGGACGGAAACATGGAGGCTTCTCAGTATGAGGACTCACTGAGGGAAATGTTCACCATCCACGCCTACATCGCCTTCACCATGGACAAGCTCATCCAAAGCATCGTCCGGCAG CTCCAACACATCGTGAGTGACGAGATCTGCATCCAAGTTACGGACCTCTACCTGGCGGAGAGCGCCGACGGGGCCAGCGGAGGCACCGCGTCCACCCAGTCCTCGAGGAGCTCCGCGGAGGCCATGTACCAGAGGAAAGCCGAGCAGACCATGTCTGACGAGAACTGCTTCAAG GTGATGTTTTTGAGAAACAAGGGGCCGGTGCAGCTCACAGTGGAGCTGCtggacacggaggaggagaactCGGACGAGCCCATGGAggctgag CGTTGGTCTGATTACGTCGGACGTTACTTAAACCCAGATTCCACCACGCCGGAGTTGAGGGAGCACCTCGCTCAGAAGCCAGTTTTTCTTCCCAG GAATCTGAGACGGATCAGAAAGTACCAGAAGGGCCGAGAGCAGCTGGACAAGGAGGCCTGCGAGGGCGGCAAGAAATccctggaaaaagagaaaatggagtGCATGTTCAAGCTCAACTCTTATAAAATGGTCTACGTCTTCAAGTCCGAGGATTACATGTACCGACGCACCGCCCTGCTGCGAGCTCACCAG TCACACGAGAGGGTGAGCACGCGGCTGCACAAACGCTTCCAGGCCTGGGTGGAGGTGTGGGCCAAGGAGCACGTCACCCGCGACATGAACGCCGACACCAACAAGTGGCTGATGGGCGAGGGGCGCGAAGGCTTCCTGCCCTGCACCACCACCCGCCAGCCTGAGATCGTACACTACGTGAACATCAACAAGTACCGCGTCAAATACGGCACGGCCGGCAAGGCGCCGTAG
- the sin3aa gene encoding SIN3 transcription regulator family member Aa isoform X2, with amino-acid sequence MKRRLEDQETVFASQQRRLAGNAEAFQHRVLAPAPAPAVYEAVSDNMQPTAGVQYSVPQGYQVPTVAQNSGGHGHTPSPAVHGGSHHHNNPAVQSHGPSVMSGHGHTAAPQASAQGQQQFQRLKVEDALSYLDQVKLQFGNQPQVYNDFLDIMKEFKSQSIDTPGVISRVSQLFKGHPDLIMGFNTFLPPGYKIEVQTNDLVNVTTPGQIHHITPHGISVQNIPLTGAATQHQPQLPSAATTTAPPLLTQPTPAKMSKPVQPQALTPSSQSSPSIPAYTSPRSPPMQLLPPLSGTPTGPPMQNNQPVEFNHAINYVNKIKNRFQGQPDIYKAFLEILHTYQKEQRNAKEAGGNYTPALTEQEVYAQVARLFKNQEDLLSEFGQFLPDANSSVLLNKTTAEKAESVRNDHGGTAKKLQLNNKQRPNQNGCQIRRHPTPGATPPVKKPKLLNLKDSSAGEASKHGVGTESLFFEKVRKALRSAEAYDNFLRCLVIFNQEVISRAELVQLVLPFLGKFPELFNWFKNFLGYREMAHIETYPKERATEGIAMEIDYASCKRLGSSYRALPKSYQQPKCTGRTPLCKEVLNDTWVSFPSWSEDSTFVSSKKTQYEEHIYRCEDERFELDVVLETNVATIRVLETVQRKLSRMSAEEQAKFRLDNTLGGSSEVVHRKAIQRIYGDKAPDVIDGLKKNPAVSVPIVLKRLKTKEEEWREAQRGFNKIWRDQNEKYYLKSLDHQGINFKQNDTKVLRSKSLLNEIESIYDERQEQASEENATPPTGPQMTLAYEDSQILEDAAALIIHHVKRQAGIQKEDKYKIKQIIYHFIPDMLFSQRGELSDVEEEEEEEEEMDLEEGASKKHNGVPGVARPSKSKLLFSNTAAQKLRGCDDAYNLFYVNNNWYIFLRLHQTLCSRLLRLYGQAERQIVEEVRERDWEKEVLELKKEKNDNPAVQLRLKEPMDVEVEDYYSAFLEMVRNLLDGNMEASQYEDSLREMFTIHAYIAFTMDKLIQSIVRQLQHIVSDEICIQVTDLYLAESADGASGGTASTQSSRSSAEAMYQRKAEQTMSDENCFKVMFLRNKGPVQLTVELLDTEEENSDEPMEAERWSDYVGRYLNPDSTTPELREHLAQKPVFLPRNLRRIRKYQKGREQLDKEACEGGKKSLEKEKMECMFKLNSYKMVYVFKSEDYMYRRTALLRAHQSHERVSTRLHKRFQAWVEVWAKEHVTRDMNADTNKWLMGEGREGFLPCTTTRQPEIVHYVNINKYRVKYGTAGKAP; translated from the exons ATGAAGCGGCGACTGGAGGATCAGGAAACGGTTTTTGCATCCCAGCAGCGGCGCCTTGCTGGCAACGCGGAGGCTTTCCAGCATCGTGTCCTGGCCCCGGCTCCGGCCCCGGCTGTGTATGAGGCGGTGTCTGACAACATGCAGCCCACAGCAGGTGTCCAGTACTCCGTCCCCCAGGGATACCAG GTTCCCACCGTTGCCCAGAACAGTGGTGGGCATGGGCACACCCCGAGCCCAGCCGTCCATGGGGGgtcccaccaccacaacaacccGGCAGTCCAATCCCATGGGCCCTCAGTGATGTCAGGACACGGCCACACAGCTGCTCCTCAGGCCTCAGCACAGGGCCAGCAGCAGTTTCAGAGGCTCAAG GTGGAAGATGCTTTGTCTTACTTGGACCAAGTGAAACTGCAGTTTGGCAATCAGCCTCAGGTCTACAACGACTTCTTGGATATAATGAAAGAGTTCAAGTCCCAAAG TATTGACACTCCAGGGGTCATCAGTAGAGTATCACAGCTGTTCAAAGGTCATCCCGACCTCATCATGGGCTTCAACACCTTCCTGCCACCGGGCTACAAGATCGAGGTCCAGACCAATGATTTGGTGAACGTGACGACGCCCGGTCAGATCCACCACATCACGCCACATGGCATTTCAGTCCAGAACATCCCGTTAACAGGGGCAGCTACCCAACACCAACCACAGCTCCCGTCTGCGGCGACCACCACCGCCCCGCCCCTTCTAACGCAGCCTACCCCTGCCAAGATGAGCAAG CCTGTCCAGCCCCAGGCCTTGACACCGAGCAGCCAGAGCAGTCCGTCCATCCCTGCGTACACCTCTCCCCGCTCCCCGCCCATGCAGCTCCTCCCACCACTCAGTGGGACCCCCACCGGTCCACCCATGCAGAACAACCAGCCCGTGGAGTTCAACCACGCCATCAACTACGTCAACAAGATCAAGAACCGCTTCCAGGGTCAGCCTGACATCTACAAAGCCTTCCTGGAGATCCTCCACACGTACCAG AAGGAGCAGCGTAATGCAAAGGAGGCCGGAGGCAATTACACACCGGCTCTGACGGAGCAGGAGGTGTACGCTCAGGTGGCCCGACTCTTCAAGAACCAGGAGGACCTTCTCTCAGAGTTTGGGCAATTTCTACCTGACGCCAACAGCTCAGTG CTGTTGAATAAGACCACAGCTGAGAAGGCCGAGTCTGTACGGAACGACCACGGCGGTACCGCCAAAAAGCTGCAGCTCAACAACAAGCAGAGGCCCAATCAGAACGGCTGCCAGATTCGTCGGCATCCAACTCCGGGGGCCACACCACCTGTCAAG AAGCCCAAGTTACTGAATTTGAAGGATTCCTCAGCCGGAGAAGCCAGCAAGCACGGAGTCGGCACAGAATCTCTGTTCTTTGAGAAG GTGCGCAAAGCCTTGCGGAGCGCAGAGGCTTACGACAACTTCCTGCGATGTCTGGTCATCTTCAACCAGGAGGTGATCTCCAGGGCTGAACTGGTGCAGCTAGTGCTGCCCTTTTTAGG AAAATTCCCCGAGCTGTTCAACTGGTTTAAAAACTTCCTGGGTTATCGGGAAATGGCTCACATCGAGACGTACCCCAAGGAACGGGCCACCGAGGGCATCGCCATGGAGATCGATTATGCCTCCTGCAAGAGACTCGGCTCCAGTTACAGAGCTCTGCCCAAAAGCTACCAGCAGCCCAAATGCACCGGCAGAACTCCACTTTGTAAAGAG GTCTTAAATGACACCTGGGTGTCCTTCCCCTCCTGGTCTGAGGACTCCACGTTCGTCAGCTCCAAGAAGACTCAGTACGAGGAGCATATCTACAGATGTGAGGATGAGCGCTTCGAG TTGGACGTAGTACTGGAGACCAACGTGGCCACCATCAGAGTCCTGGAGACGGTGCAGCGGAAGTTGTCCCGCATGTCCGCCGAGGAGCAGGCGAAGTTCCGTTTGGACAACACACTGGGCGGGTCCTCGGAGGTGGTGCACCGGAAGGCCATCCAGAGGATATACGGAGACAAGGCACCCGACGTCATCGACGGCCTGAAGAAAAACCCTGCGGTTTCTGTCCCCATCGTGTTAAAGAG GTTAAAGACAAAGGAGGAAGAGTGGCGGGAAGCCCAGCGAGGCTTCAACAAGATATGGAGGGATCAGAACGAGAAGTATTACCTCAAGTCCCTCGACCACCAAGGCATCAACTTCAAACAAAACGACACCAAAGTGCTTCGATCCAAGTCCTTGCTGAACGAAATCGAAAGCATCTACGATGAG CGCCAGGAGCAGGCCTCAGAGGAAAACGCCACCCCGCCCACAGGTCCCCAAATGACGCTGGCCTACGAGGACAGTCAGATCCTGGAGGACGCAGCGGCGCTCATCATCCACCACGTCAAGCGGCAGGCGGGTATTCAGAAGGAGGACAAATACAAGATCAAGCAGATCATCTACCACTTCATCCCCGACATGCTGTTCTCTCAGCGGGGCGAGCTCTCCGacgtagaggaggaggaggaggaggaggaggagatggaccTGGAGGAGGGGGCGTCCAAAAAGCACAACGGCGTCCCCGGAGTCGCGAGACCCTCCAAGTCCAAGCTGCTGTTCAGCAACACAGCGGCGCAGAAGCTGCGCGGCTGCGACGACGCCTACAACCTCTTCTACGTCAACAACAACTGGTACATCTTCCTGCGACTGCACCAGACGCTGTGCTCGCGCCTGCTGAGGCTGTACGGGCAGGCGGAGCGTCAGATCGTGGAGGAGGTCCGAGAACGGGACTGGGAGAAGGAGGTTCTGGAACTCAAAAAGGAGAAGAACGACAACCCGGCGGTCCAGCTGAGACTGAAGGAGCCCA TGGACGTCGAGGTGGAGGATTACTACTCGGCCTTCTTAGAAATGGTTAGAAATCTGCTGGACGGAAACATGGAGGCTTCTCAGTATGAGGACTCACTGAGGGAAATGTTCACCATCCACGCCTACATCGCCTTCACCATGGACAAGCTCATCCAAAGCATCGTCCGGCAG CTCCAACACATCGTGAGTGACGAGATCTGCATCCAAGTTACGGACCTCTACCTGGCGGAGAGCGCCGACGGGGCCAGCGGAGGCACCGCGTCCACCCAGTCCTCGAGGAGCTCCGCGGAGGCCATGTACCAGAGGAAAGCCGAGCAGACCATGTCTGACGAGAACTGCTTCAAG GTGATGTTTTTGAGAAACAAGGGGCCGGTGCAGCTCACAGTGGAGCTGCtggacacggaggaggagaactCGGACGAGCCCATGGAggctgag CGTTGGTCTGATTACGTCGGACGTTACTTAAACCCAGATTCCACCACGCCGGAGTTGAGGGAGCACCTCGCTCAGAAGCCAGTTTTTCTTCCCAG GAATCTGAGACGGATCAGAAAGTACCAGAAGGGCCGAGAGCAGCTGGACAAGGAGGCCTGCGAGGGCGGCAAGAAATccctggaaaaagagaaaatggagtGCATGTTCAAGCTCAACTCTTATAAAATGGTCTACGTCTTCAAGTCCGAGGATTACATGTACCGACGCACCGCCCTGCTGCGAGCTCACCAG TCACACGAGAGGGTGAGCACGCGGCTGCACAAACGCTTCCAGGCCTGGGTGGAGGTGTGGGCCAAGGAGCACGTCACCCGCGACATGAACGCCGACACCAACAAGTGGCTGATGGGCGAGGGGCGCGAAGGCTTCCTGCCCTGCACCACCACCCGCCAGCCTGAGATCGTACACTACGTGAACATCAACAAGTACCGCGTCAAATACGGCACGGCCGGCAAGGCGCCGTAG